Proteins from a single region of Candidatus Poribacteria bacterium:
- a CDS encoding DnaJ domain-containing protein translates to MRIPDYYQILEVKRNATASEIKRAFRRLAKRYHPDKNPEQIAFAEQMFREVCRAYNTLRNKKQKSAYDQKLQTIERQRKAREAYLEKLSKLNQSYAKLELLLEALLHQNYETGISLYEQLCHTKKKTGKAWRIDDFLSYEESRDCEFLIAEAYQSLGFSNGDASSTFERHRKIKQAMLMYESLLSAEAKRPCFRHFTREVKERLKFIYLYHFSTDGYDQAHHISLTKIRALKLPKRETAWMYKKIAEFYVEIDRLPEARIVLKMAFELQPRLTGAKKICRTLNIEY, encoded by the coding sequence ATGCGAATTCCAGACTATTATCAAATCTTAGAGGTCAAGCGGAATGCTACCGCTTCTGAAATAAAACGCGCCTTTCGGCGACTCGCAAAACGCTACCATCCCGATAAAAATCCGGAACAGATTGCCTTTGCTGAGCAGATGTTTCGTGAGGTGTGTAGGGCATACAACACCTTACGGAATAAAAAACAGAAATCGGCTTACGATCAAAAGCTACAGACAATTGAACGTCAGCGTAAGGCGCGCGAAGCATACCTCGAAAAACTCAGTAAACTCAACCAGAGTTATGCCAAGTTAGAACTCCTGCTCGAAGCACTCCTCCATCAAAACTACGAAACCGGTATCTCTTTATACGAGCAGTTGTGTCATACTAAAAAGAAAACAGGCAAAGCGTGGCGCATCGACGATTTCCTTAGCTACGAAGAAAGTCGCGACTGTGAATTCCTCATTGCCGAAGCGTACCAGTCCCTCGGATTCTCCAACGGAGATGCGTCCTCCACTTTCGAGCGGCACCGAAAAATTAAGCAGGCAATGTTGATGTACGAATCCCTCCTGTCCGCCGAAGCGAAACGTCCCTGTTTCAGACACTTCACCCGAGAGGTCAAGGAACGCCTCAAGTTCATCTATCTCTACCATTTCAGCACCGATGGATACGATCAAGCACATCACATTTCCCTAACCAAGATCCGCGCACTAAAACTCCCGAAACGTGAAACCGCATGGATGTACAAAAAAATCGCTGAATTCTACGTGGAAATCGATCGACTCCCCGAAGCACGCATCGTTTTGAAGATGGCATTTGAATTGCAACCCCGTCTTACCGGTGCCAAAAAGATTTGTAGAACTTTAAATATAGAATATTAG